In Nicotiana tabacum cultivar K326 chromosome 17, ASM71507v2, whole genome shotgun sequence, one DNA window encodes the following:
- the LOC107824163 gene encoding uncharacterized protein LOC107824163 — translation MEYLQREMMQLAENGDFNFHPRCRKMGITHICFADDLLMFCIADIESIKLLQRDFQSFSTASRLQANTDKSSIYLAGVESYKKQDILNLLRFEEGTLPFRYLGVPLSSKILTV, via the coding sequence ATGGAGTACTTACAAAGAGAAATGATGCAGCTTGCAGAGAATGGTGATTTCAACTTTCATCCTAGATGTAGGAAGATGGGCATAACTCACATTTGTTTTGCTGATGATTTACTCATGTTTTGTATAGCAGACATTGAATCCATTAAACTCCTTCAAAGGGATTTTCAAAGCTTTTCTACAGCTTCTCGACTACAAGCAAACACTGATAAAAGCTCTATTTACCTGGCTGGGGTGGAATCATATAAAAAGCAGGATATCTTGAACTTACTGAGGTTTGAAGAGGGTACTCTTCCTTTCAGATATTTAGGAGTACCACTGTCTTCTAAAATATTAACTGTGTAG